TCGCCGACACCGACCTGATCACGCTCGCCTGCCAGCTGATGGTCGAGGGCCACGGCGTCGCCTTCGCGTGGCACCGGGCGGTGGAGCGGATGGCCGGCCAGCTCTCGGCGCTGGGCAACCCGGTGCTCGCCGCCCGCGCGGCGGACCTGCGCGACGTCGGCCGCCGGGTGCTGGCGCAGATCGACCCCGCGCTCCGATCCGGCCACGCCCTGCCGGACGAGCCCTGCATCCTGCTCAGTCCCGACCTCGCGCCCTCCGACACCGCCGGGCTCGATCCGGCCCGGGTGCTCGGGCTCGCGACGGCACAGGGAGGCCCGACCTCCCACACCGCGATCCTCGCCCGGACGCTGGGGATTCCGTCGGTGGTGGCGGCCGGACCCGGCCTGCTCGCTCTGCCGGCCGGGCAACGCGCGATCCTCGACGGCACCGCCGGACGGCTCTACCTGGACCCGAGCGAGCGCGACCTCGCCTCGGCCCAGGCCTGGCGCGAATCCCTGCGGACGACGCAGGAGGCGGAAGCCCGCGAGCGCGGCCTGCCGGCCCGCACCCGCGACGGACACGCCCTCGCCATCGGCGCCAACGTCAACACGCCCGACCAGGTGCCCTTCGCCCTATCGCAGGGCGCCGAGGGCGTCGGCCTGATGCGCACCGAGTTCCTGTTCCTGGAGCGCGGCGACACCCCGGACGAGGACGACCAGTACGCCACCTACCGGGCGATGCTGGAGGCGCTCGCCGGCCGCCCGCTGATCGTGCGCGCCCTCGATATCGGCGGCGACAAGCAGGTGCCCCACCTCGCCTTGCCGAAGGAGGAGAATCCCTTCCTCGGCGTGCGCGGCGCCCGGCTGCTGCTGCGCCGGCCCGACCTGATGGAGCCGCAGCTGCGCGCCCTCTACCGCGCCGCGAAGGATTGCGTGCCGGCGGACGCCCCGACCGGCAAGGACGCGCCGCTCTCGATCATGTTCCCGATGATCACCTCGGTCCCCGAGGTCACGGCCCTGCGCGCGGCCTGCGAGCGGATCCGGGCTGAGATCGGCGCGCCGCAAGTGCCCATCGGCATCATGATCGAGGTACCGGCGGCGGCGATCCAGGCCGATGCGCTCAGCCGCCATTGCGACTTCTTCTCGATCGGCACCAACGACCTGACCCAGTACGCCCTCGCCATCGACCGCCAGAACACCGAGCTGGCGCCGGAGGCCGATTCGCTCCACCCGGCGGTGCTGCGCCTGGTGCGGATGACCTGCGAGGGCGCCGCCCGGCACGGGCGTTATGTCGGGGTCTGCGGCGGCATCGCCGGCGACCCGTTCGGGGCCGGGCTGCTCGCGGGCCTCGGCGTGCACGAGCTCTCGATGACGCCCCGCGACCTGCCGGCCGTGAAGGCGCGCCTGCGCGCCGCCTCGCTCGACGAGCTGAAAGCCTTGGCGGATGAGGCCTGCGCGCAAGCGGACGCCGCGTCGGTGCGAGCCCTCGACCGTTCGGAGACTCACCGGTGACCCGCATCCTCACCCTCACCCTCAACCCGGCGATCGACCGCACCGTCACCCTCGACCGGCTGGCGCCGGGCGAGGTCCACCGCGCCCGCGCGGTCCGCGACGATGCCGGCGGCAAGGGCATCAACGTGGCGAGCTGCCTCGCCGATTGGGGTCTTTCGGTCGCCGCCGCCGGCGTGCTCGGCTCCGGCAACGCCGCCGCCTTCGAGGCCCTGGTCATCGCCAAGGGCATCGAGGACCGCTTCGTCTGGGTACCGGGCGAGACCCGCACCAACCTGAAGCTCGTCGATCCCGCCGGCACCACCGACGTCAACCTGCCGGGCCTCGCCCTCGACCCGTCGACCCTGCGGGCGGTGCGGGCGCTCCTCGCCGAGGCCGCCGGCCCGGACACAATCGCGGTGCTGGCCGGCAGCCTGCCGGCGGGCGCCGAGCCCGGCCTCTATGCCGAGCTGACGGCGGAGCTGAAGGCCCGGGGCGCCCGGGTGCTGCTCGACGCCTCCGGCCCGGCGCTCGCCGCCGCCCTCGCCGCCGAGGTGCTGCCCGATGCGGTCAAGCCGAACCGGCACGAGCTGGAGGAATGGGCCGGCCGCCCCCTCCCCGCCCTCGCCGACGTGGTCGCGGCGGCGCGCGGCCTGGTGGCGCGCGGCATCCCGCTCGTTGTGGTGTCGCTCGGCGCGGACGGTGCGGTGTTCGTGCGCGACGGGGAAGCGCTGCACGCGCTCCCGCCCGGCATGGAGGTGGCGAGCACCGTCGGGGCCGGCGACGCCCTGGTGGCCGGGCTGGTGGCGGGCCTGTGCGCGGGCACGAGCCTCGCCGACACCGCCCGGCTGGCGCTGGCTTTCGCGGCCGGCAAGCTGACCCGGGCGGGGGCCAACCTGCCGGGGCGCGAGGCGGTCGAGGTAATAGCGAAGGACATCGCGGTGCGCGCGCTGGAGGCGTGACACGGGTCGTTACCGTTCCACTCGCGACCTCATCCTGAGGTGCCGCGCAGCGGCCTCGAAGGAGGGCTCCAGGGATCTCCGCGGCTTCTGGAGGCCTCCTTCGAGGCTCCCTACGGTCGCACCTCAGAATGAGGTCGAGGGTGGGATGGAAGGATTGGTTTCGGGCCAACCGAAGACTGCTTCGTTCGGCAACCACAACACATCCCAGGAGGAACACCCCATGACCCACTTGGTGGCCGTCGTCGGCGGCGATCTCAGCACCCACGCGGTGCTGGCGGCCGAGGCCCTGCGCCGGGCGGCGGGGCGGCGCAACCAGCGCCTCGACCTCGAACTGCGCGGCCGCGGCGCGACCGGCGCGCCCTTGAGCGAGGGCGCGATCCAGGGCGCCGACGCGGTGCTCCTCGTCGGGACCGGCGATCTCGGCGAGGGCCGGTTCGGGCGCTTGAGCCGCGCCAAGGCGGCGATCGAGGACGTGCTCACCGACGTCGACGGGGTGATCGACCGGGCGCTCGCGGGCAGAAGCCCCGGCGCGAAGCCGGGCGCTGCGCCGGAGACGAGCGGGCCCAAGCGCATCGTCGCCATCACCTCCTGCCCGACCGGCATCGCCCACACCTTCATGGCGGCGGAAGGGATCCAGGCCGCCGCCCAGGCGCTGGGCCACGCGGTGCGGGTCGAGACGCAAGGCTCGGTCGGCGCCCGCGACGCCCTGACGCCGGACGAGATCGCGGCGGCAGACATCGTGCTCATCGCTGCCGATACCGGGGTCGATCGCGGGCGCTTCGCCGGCAAGCGGGTCTACGCCACCACCACCAAGGCGGCGATCCGCGACGGCAAGGGGCTGATCGCCACCGCCCTGAAGGACGCCGAGCGGCAGGGCGAGGCCGCGGCCGAAGCCGGCCCCGCCCGCCCGGCCGCCGCGGAGAAAAAGGCCGGCGCCTACAAGCACCTGATGACCGGCGTGTCGTTCATGCTGCCCTTCGTGGTGGCGGGCGGCCTCCTGATCGCGCTCGCCTTCGCCTTCGGGGGCATCGACGCGATGTCGCCGGAGAACAAGGGGAGCTTAGGCTTCGCGATGGGCGAGATCGGCGCCAAGGCGGCCTTCGCGCTGATCGTGCCGGCGCTCGCCGGCTACATCGCCTACTCGATCGCCGACCGGCCGGGCATCGCGCCGGGGATGATCGGCGGCATGCTGGCGGCCAATCTCAACGCCGGCTTCCTCGGCGGCATCGTGGCGGGCTTCATCGCCGGCTACACCGTGTCCACCTTGAGCCGTACGATCCGTCTGCCGAAGAACCTGGAGGGCCTCAAGCCCGTCCTGATCCTGCCGCTCCTCGGCACGCTCGTGACCGGCCTGCTGATGGTCTACGTCGTCGGCGTGCCGGTGGCGGCGCTCCTCGCCGCGCTCACCGGCTGGCTCAAGGGCATGCAGGGCGCGAGCGCGCTGCTGCTCGGCCTGATCCTCGGCGCCATGATGGCGGTCGACATGGGCGGGCCGATCAACAAGGCGGCCTACGCCTCCTCCGCCGCGCTGATCTCCTCGGGCATCTACGCCCCGATGGCCGCCGTGATGCTCGCCGGCATGACCCCGCCGCTCGGCATCGCGCTCGCCACCCGGCTCTTCCCCGGCCGCTTCAGCGAAGCGGAGCGCGAGGCCGGCAGCGCCGCGGCGGTTTTGGGCGCGGCCTTCATCACCGAGGGGGCGATCCCCTTCGCGGCCGCCGATCCCCTGCGGGTGATCCCGGCCCTGGTAGCCGGCTCGGCGGTGGCGGGCGCCCTGTCGATGACCCTCGGGGTGGCGCTCCGCGTCCCCCATGGCGGCCTGTTCGTGCTGCCGATCCCGAACGCGATCACCCCGGTGCTCGGCGCGGTGGTGGCCCTCGTCGCCGGCACCGTCATCACGGCCGTGCTGGTGGGCGTGTTCAAGAAGCGGGCGGCCTGACCAGCCGCATGCCCACGGCGACGATCCGACACGGCCCCGACCCTGCGGATCGTCGCCGCCCGTACCTTTTCCTGATAGACGAGGAGGCTCGCCCGCGCTCCCGCGGGTCGTTGCTTGACCTGTGTCGGAATGGACTACGCGGCGACATGACGGTGATCGGGCAGGTCACGCTGGACCTGGTCCACGCGGTGAAGGCGGCACACAGCACGGCCGAGATCGCGGCGATCCTGATCCGCGCCGGCGGGATCTTCGGCTACGAGCACTTCGCCATCGCGGGCCTGCCGCGGAGCACCGGCGAGACCCTGCCCGACCTGCTGCTGATGCACTGGCCGGCGGAATGGGCGGCGCGCTACGTCGCGCAGGGTTATATCCGGCACGACCCGGTGGCGGCGCATGTGCGGCGCACCACCACGCCGTTCCTGTGGTCGGAGGTCGCGATCGAGCACGGCGCGGTCCTGGCCCGGCGGATCATGGACGAGGCGCGCGCCTTCGGCCTCGGCGACGGCTTCTGCGTGCCGATCCACGACGTCGACGGCACCGAGAGCGTCGCCTCGTTCGGTGCCCCGCGGATGGACCTGTCGGAGGAGGCCCGGGCCGGGCTGCACCTGCTGGGAATCTACGCCCACCTCGCCGCGCGCCGCCTCGGCCCGGCCGAGCCGGCGAGGGCCACCCGCGCAGGCGGGTCGATGCCTTGCCGGACGCGCAACGTCACACGCAGCGCGCGGGATATCGCCGGCGGGACCGGCCGGGAGACCTCATACGAGATCCGATCGGTCGCTTCAGGCGATCCTGTCGGATCGCTCACGCAATGCGGATTTCGGCTTCGCTCAGACGCCGCGTGAGCTGATGATACGAATTCCGGAAGGAATCGTCCGGAATTCGTATTACTCGACCCCGGCCGGGGGCTTGAGCGTCGCGCCGATGCGCGAGGAGACGATCACCGCCTGGGTGCGGCTCTCGACGCCGAGCTTCTGCAGGATTGCCGAGACGTGGGCCTTCACGGTCGCCTCCGACACGCCGAGCTCGTAGGCGATCTGCTTGTTGAGCAGGCCCTCGGACAGCATCATCAGCACCCGCACCTGCTGCGGCGTCAGGGTGGCGAGGCGGCGCATCAGGTCGGCCGTCTCCTTGTCCTCGGAGGCCGACAATTCGATGTCCGGCGGCGACCAGTTGCCGCCGGCCAGCACCTGCCCGATCGCCTCGCCGATGCGGTCGACCTCGAGGGATTTCGGGATGAAGCCGGCGGCACCGAAATCGAGGGCGCGGCGGATCACGACCGGGTCCTCGTTGGCCGAGACGATCACCACGGGGATCGCCGGGTGCTGCGCCCGCAGGTAGATCAGGCCGGAGAAGCCCTGCACCCCCGGCATCGTGAGATCGAGCAGCACGAGATCGATCTCGGGCTCCCGGTCGAGGATCGCCGTCAGCGGCTCGAGCCCGCTCGCCTCGATGATCCGGGCGCCGGGCATGATCGCCGTCACGGCGCCGCGCAGCGCACCGCGAAAGAGCGGGTGGTCGTCCGCGACGACGATGGTGGTCTCGGAACCCAACGCACTCCCCACCACGGCACCCGCGCTCCTTGGCGCTTCTCGGCCTACTTCTTTTGTCTCTATAGCTTTTTTGGCGGGGTTGAAACCGGAGCGTGTGCGCTATCCACGCCAGCCCGGCCGTGGCCGAGTGCGCAGGAGGCCACGCCGGCGCGCCGGCGGTCGTCCGCCCCGGGAAACGCGCATCCGAACCGGATCTCCCGGCATAGGCCGGCCCCGTCTGCGTCATCGTGGGAATGCGGCACCGTCGACGCCCGCACTGGGAGTTCGCCGGGCGCCCCCTACCCTCGTCCCGACCCGCAATGCTCGCACCGGCCCCCGCGGCCGGCGCACCGCCCGGCCCGGAGGCGTACCCGACGATGGCCCACAATGCACCGGATCACGACCCCCCGGACCGGGATCTGCCGGACCTGCCGCCGGAAGCGTTCGCGAAGCGCGACCGCACGCCCGATCCGCTGTTCTACGAACACCCCCGCTTCGTGACCCATATCGACGCCGCCGCGATCGCGGCGGTGACGGACCTGTACCGGGAGGTGGTCCCGCCGGGCGGCGACGTCCTCGACCTGATGTCGAGCTGGGTCAGCCACCTGCCGGACGAGGTCGCCTATGCCAGCGTCGTCGGCCATGGCCTGAACGCCGCGGAACTCGCCGCCAATCCGCGCCTGACCCGGCGTTTCGTGCAGGATCTCAACGCCGCGCCGCACCTGCCCCTCGACGCGGCGAGCGTCGACGCCGCCCTGATCTGCGTCTCGGTGCAGTACCTGCAGCGGCCGGTGGCCGTCCTCTCCGAGGTCGCCCGCGTGCTGCGCCCCGGCGCCCCGGTGGTGATCTCGTTCTCGAACCGCTGCTTCCCGACCAAGGCGGTGGCCGTCTGGCACGGGCTCGACGTCGCGGGCCAGGTCCAGCTCGTCGGCCTGTATCTCGAACGCGCCGGCTTCACCCGCATCGAGGGATGGGCGCTGCGGCCCGAGGGCGGTCCCGGCGACCCGATGACGGCGGTGATCGGCCGGGTTCCGGCGGCCTGAGGAACCCCGGCCCCGGCGCAAGGGACCGCGCGGGCGTCACGGGCCGGCGCCGTCGGGCCCTGCCCTCTCGCCCGGAGCGCGGGCGGGGAACCAGTTGCCGTGGAACCCCGGCGGGATCCGGTGCCCGAGGCGGATCGTGGCGACGGGCGGGGCCTCGAACCTTCGCGCGTCGAGGACGACGAAGTCCGTCGTGTCGCGTGCGGTGTCGATGACGAGCCCGACGAGCCAGCCCTCGTCCTCGCCGGCCTCAGGGTTCGCCGGCACGAAGACGAACTCGCCCGGGATCCGGTCGGC
This is a stretch of genomic DNA from Methylobacterium sp. 17Sr1-1. It encodes these proteins:
- a CDS encoding fructose-specific PTS transporter subunit EIIC; the protein is MTHLVAVVGGDLSTHAVLAAEALRRAAGRRNQRLDLELRGRGATGAPLSEGAIQGADAVLLVGTGDLGEGRFGRLSRAKAAIEDVLTDVDGVIDRALAGRSPGAKPGAAPETSGPKRIVAITSCPTGIAHTFMAAEGIQAAAQALGHAVRVETQGSVGARDALTPDEIAAADIVLIAADTGVDRGRFAGKRVYATTTKAAIRDGKGLIATALKDAERQGEAAAEAGPARPAAAEKKAGAYKHLMTGVSFMLPFVVAGGLLIALAFAFGGIDAMSPENKGSLGFAMGEIGAKAAFALIVPALAGYIAYSIADRPGIAPGMIGGMLAANLNAGFLGGIVAGFIAGYTVSTLSRTIRLPKNLEGLKPVLILPLLGTLVTGLLMVYVVGVPVAALLAALTGWLKGMQGASALLLGLILGAMMAVDMGGPINKAAYASSAALISSGIYAPMAAVMLAGMTPPLGIALATRLFPGRFSEAEREAGSAAAVLGAAFITEGAIPFAAADPLRVIPALVAGSAVAGALSMTLGVALRVPHGGLFVLPIPNAITPVLGAVVALVAGTVITAVLVGVFKKRAA
- the pfkB gene encoding 1-phosphofructokinase yields the protein MTRILTLTLNPAIDRTVTLDRLAPGEVHRARAVRDDAGGKGINVASCLADWGLSVAAAGVLGSGNAAAFEALVIAKGIEDRFVWVPGETRTNLKLVDPAGTTDVNLPGLALDPSTLRAVRALLAEAAGPDTIAVLAGSLPAGAEPGLYAELTAELKARGARVLLDASGPALAAALAAEVLPDAVKPNRHELEEWAGRPLPALADVVAAARGLVARGIPLVVVSLGADGAVFVRDGEALHALPPGMEVASTVGAGDALVAGLVAGLCAGTSLADTARLALAFAAGKLTRAGANLPGREAVEVIAKDIAVRALEA
- a CDS encoding response regulator transcription factor, with protein sequence MGSETTIVVADDHPLFRGALRGAVTAIMPGARIIEASGLEPLTAILDREPEIDLVLLDLTMPGVQGFSGLIYLRAQHPAIPVVIVSANEDPVVIRRALDFGAAGFIPKSLEVDRIGEAIGQVLAGGNWSPPDIELSASEDKETADLMRRLATLTPQQVRVLMMLSEGLLNKQIAYELGVSEATVKAHVSAILQKLGVESRTQAVIVSSRIGATLKPPAGVE
- the ptsP gene encoding phosphoenolpyruvate--protein phosphotransferase: MLAPTPPLTPRILIRTAATLATKEAAIREAAQLLVAAGCIDPAYEASMLRREGVANTYLGHGVVIPHGMVDDRALVRESGLAVLQVPGGVAWHDGQDAHLVVAIAAQSDTHITVLRRLTRLIQDEARLERLRTTTDAAEIAAALAEDAAASGSAGPAADLAQSFTWTVDYPTGLHARPASSWVEAARTSSARIQVRHGAEVADAKNLISLLQLGLRAGDEAVISAEGDDAPAVLARLKAVVTGLSAGEKAAAARAAEAAAKAAAPVAGWNPADPCQVIPGIGASPGLAIGPIHVLGPTEVAVPDEPEPLTRGGDRLHAALESTAAQLKALADDTGRRLGQADAGIFKAQADLIADTDLITLACQLMVEGHGVAFAWHRAVERMAGQLSALGNPVLAARAADLRDVGRRVLAQIDPALRSGHALPDEPCILLSPDLAPSDTAGLDPARVLGLATAQGGPTSHTAILARTLGIPSVVAAGPGLLALPAGQRAILDGTAGRLYLDPSERDLASAQAWRESLRTTQEAEARERGLPARTRDGHALAIGANVNTPDQVPFALSQGAEGVGLMRTEFLFLERGDTPDEDDQYATYRAMLEALAGRPLIVRALDIGGDKQVPHLALPKEENPFLGVRGARLLLRRPDLMEPQLRALYRAAKDCVPADAPTGKDAPLSIMFPMITSVPEVTALRAACERIRAEIGAPQVPIGIMIEVPAAAIQADALSRHCDFFSIGTNDLTQYALAIDRQNTELAPEADSLHPAVLRLVRMTCEGAARHGRYVGVCGGIAGDPFGAGLLAGLGVHELSMTPRDLPAVKARLRAASLDELKALADEACAQADAASVRALDRSETHR
- a CDS encoding methyltransferase domain-containing protein, which translates into the protein MAHNAPDHDPPDRDLPDLPPEAFAKRDRTPDPLFYEHPRFVTHIDAAAIAAVTDLYREVVPPGGDVLDLMSSWVSHLPDEVAYASVVGHGLNAAELAANPRLTRRFVQDLNAAPHLPLDAASVDAALICVSVQYLQRPVAVLSEVARVLRPGAPVVISFSNRCFPTKAVAVWHGLDVAGQVQLVGLYLERAGFTRIEGWALRPEGGPGDPMTAVIGRVPAA
- a CDS encoding autoinducer binding domain-containing protein; the encoded protein is MTVIGQVTLDLVHAVKAAHSTAEIAAILIRAGGIFGYEHFAIAGLPRSTGETLPDLLLMHWPAEWAARYVAQGYIRHDPVAAHVRRTTTPFLWSEVAIEHGAVLARRIMDEARAFGLGDGFCVPIHDVDGTESVASFGAPRMDLSEEARAGLHLLGIYAHLAARRLGPAEPARATRAGGSMPCRTRNVTRSARDIAGGTGRETSYEIRSVASGDPVGSLTQCGFRLRSDAA